Proteins from one Gossypium raimondii isolate GPD5lz chromosome 8, ASM2569854v1, whole genome shotgun sequence genomic window:
- the LOC105791026 gene encoding probable galactinol--sucrose galactosyltransferase 6 isoform X2 yields MTIKPAVRISERKLVVKERTILTGVPENVIATSGTAAGSVEGVFLGAVFDEENSRHVVPIGTLRDVRFMSCFRFKLWWMAQKMGDQGKDVPLETQFLLVETKDGSHLDSTEENQIVYTVFLPLIEGPFRAVLQGNQNDQLELCLESGDADTKASSFTHSVYIHAGTDPFTTITEAIRAVKLHLKTFRQRHEKKLPGIVDYFGWCTWDAFYQDVTQEGVEAGIESLAAGGTPPKFVIIDDGWQSVGGDAREEDKASSSADQAETKQQPLLRLTGIKENEKFQKKDDPTVGIKNIVNIAKEKHGLKYVYVWHAITGYWGGVRPGVEEMEGYGSRIRYPMVSKGVVDNEPGWKTDAIAVQGLGLVNPKNVYKFYNELHSYLADAGIDGVKVDVQCILETLGAELGGRVELTRQYHQALDASVGRNFPDNGIIACMSHNTDALYCSKQTAVVRASDDFYPRDPVSHTIHIAAVAYNSVFLGEFMQPDWDMFHSLHPAAEYHASARAISGGPVYVSDAPGRHNFELLKKLVLPDGSILRARLPGRPTRDCLFTDPARDGVSLLKIWNMNKYTGVLVVYNCQGAAWNSAARKNTFHQTKTDSLSGHVKGHDVHLISEASLDPEWAGDSAVYCHQTGELITLPYNAAMPVSLKVLEHEIFTITPIKHLAPGFSFAPLGLINMYNSGGAIVDLKYEVKDGAKLSELDIEYGGESSGLRVRAENSSNELVGKVCMEIKGCGNFGAYSSAKPRQCSVGSSEVQFDYDSLSGLVKISLEKLPEEGPKVHVVEVEL; encoded by the exons ATGACGATAAAACCGGCGGTTAGGATCTCCGAGAGGAAATTAGTGGTAAAGGAGCGGACAATCCTGACCGGAGTTCCCGAAAATGTGATCGCAACTTCCGGTACGGCAGCCGGTTCGGTGGAGGGGGTTTTCCTTGGTGCGGTTTTTGATGAAGAGAACAGCAGGCATGTGGTGCCCATCGGGACTTTACGCGATGTCCGGTTCATGTCCTGCTTTAGGTTCAAGTTATGGTGGATGGCCCAGAAAATGGGAGATCAAGGCAAAGACGTTCCTCTCGAGACTCAATTCCTTTTGGTGGAAACCAAAGATGGGTCCCACCTGGACTCAACCGAAGAAAATCAGATTGTTTATACCGTATTCCTCCCTTTGATTGAAGGCCCCTTTCGAGCCGTCCTACAAGGCAACCAAAACGACCAGCTCGAGCTGTGTTTAGAGAGCGGCGACGCCGACACCAAAGCGTCGTCGTTTACGCATTCCGTTTATATCCACGCAGGCACCGACCCTTTCACTACAATCACCGAAGCAATCAGGGCCGTCAAATTACATCTCAAAACGTTCCGGCAACGTCACGAGAAAAAATTACCTGGGATTGTTGACTATTTCGGGTGGTGCACCTGGGACGCTTTTTACCAGGACGTTACTCAAGAAGGGGTCGAAGCTGGGATCGAGTCTTTAGCTGCCGGCGGGACCCCACCGAAGTTCGTGATCATCGACGACGGATGGCAATCTGTCGGCGGCGACGCCCGCGAAGAAGACAAAGCGTCCTCATCGGCCGATCAGGCTGAAACGAAACAACAGCCATTGCTTCGCTTGACGGGGATAAAAGAAAACGAGAAATTCCAGAAGAAGGATGATCCAACTGTGGGGATCAAAAACATCGTCAACATTGCGAAAGAAAAACACGGGTTAAAGTATGTGTACGTTTGGCATGCAATTACGGGGTACTGGGGTGGAGTCCGCCCTGGAGTTGAGGAAATGGAAGGATACGGGTCTAGAATCCGGTACCCAATGGTTTCTAAGGGAGTGGTGGATAATGAACCGGGTTGGAAAACCGATGCGATAGCTGTTCAAGGGTTGGGTTTAGTGAACCCGAAAAATGTGTACAAATTTTACAACGAATTGCACAGTTATCTGGCGGATGCGGGCATAGATGGAGTTAAGGTGGACGTGCAGTGCATTTTAGAAACTCTTGGAGCTGAACTCGGTGGAAGGGTGGAGTTGACGAGGCAATATCATCAGGCCCTTGACGCATCGGTGGGGAGGAATTTTCCTGACAATGGGATCATCGCTTGCATGAGCCATAACACTGATGCACTCTACTG TTCGAAACAGACGGCGGTGGTGAGAGCATCAGATGATTTCTACCCGCGCGACCCGGTCTCGCACACCATCCATATTGCAGCGGTGGCCTACAATAGTGTTTTCCTTGGGGAATTTATGCAACCCGATTGGGATATGTTCCACTCACTTCATCCGGCTGCTGAGTACCATGCCTCAGCCCGAGCTATTAGCGGTGGCCCCGTCTATGTCAG TGATGCGCCTGGGAGACACAACTTTGAGCTTCTGAAGAAACTGGTGTTGCCTGATGGGTCCATTCTTCGTGCTCGTTTGCCTGGACGCCCCACACGCGACTGCTTGTTTACAGATCCAGCTCGTGATGGCGTTAG CTTGTTGAAGATATGGAACATGAATAAGTACACCGGAGTTCTAGTTGTTTACAACTGCCAAGGTGCAGCATGGAACAGCGCGGCAAGGAAGAATACTTTCCACCAAACCAAGACAGACTCCTTATCAGGCCACGTAAAAGGTCATGATGTCCATCTCATTTCAGAGGCCTCATTGGACCCTGAATGGGCCGGTGACTCTGCAGTTTACTGTCACCAGACTGGTGAACTTATCACCCTTCCATACAATGCTGCCATGCCAGTGTCCCTCAAGGTCCTTGAGCATGAAATCTTCACAATAACACCTATCAAGCATTTGGCTCCTGGATTCAGTTTTGCACCCTTGGGACTCATCAACATGTACAACTCTGGTGGTGCCATTGTGGATTTAAAGTATGAAGTTAAAGATGGTGCCAAACTATCTGAGCTTGATATTGAATATGGAGGTGAAAGCAGTGGTCTTCGTGTGAGGGCGGAGAATTCTAGCAATGAACTGGTG
- the LOC105791026 gene encoding probable galactinol--sucrose galactosyltransferase 6 isoform X1 produces the protein MVSNTCYCSRFLAINRSLPSIYLHSKSNQRRISLFFRSKQNFQKRVSSGISGVGVSGVSINPALSVLSFKRGDLKPPLKKEGVEGMTIKPAVRISERKLVVKERTILTGVPENVIATSGTAAGSVEGVFLGAVFDEENSRHVVPIGTLRDVRFMSCFRFKLWWMAQKMGDQGKDVPLETQFLLVETKDGSHLDSTEENQIVYTVFLPLIEGPFRAVLQGNQNDQLELCLESGDADTKASSFTHSVYIHAGTDPFTTITEAIRAVKLHLKTFRQRHEKKLPGIVDYFGWCTWDAFYQDVTQEGVEAGIESLAAGGTPPKFVIIDDGWQSVGGDAREEDKASSSADQAETKQQPLLRLTGIKENEKFQKKDDPTVGIKNIVNIAKEKHGLKYVYVWHAITGYWGGVRPGVEEMEGYGSRIRYPMVSKGVVDNEPGWKTDAIAVQGLGLVNPKNVYKFYNELHSYLADAGIDGVKVDVQCILETLGAELGGRVELTRQYHQALDASVGRNFPDNGIIACMSHNTDALYCSKQTAVVRASDDFYPRDPVSHTIHIAAVAYNSVFLGEFMQPDWDMFHSLHPAAEYHASARAISGGPVYVSDAPGRHNFELLKKLVLPDGSILRARLPGRPTRDCLFTDPARDGVSLLKIWNMNKYTGVLVVYNCQGAAWNSAARKNTFHQTKTDSLSGHVKGHDVHLISEASLDPEWAGDSAVYCHQTGELITLPYNAAMPVSLKVLEHEIFTITPIKHLAPGFSFAPLGLINMYNSGGAIVDLKYEVKDGAKLSELDIEYGGESSGLRVRAENSSNELVGKVCMEIKGCGNFGAYSSAKPRQCSVGSSEVQFDYDSLSGLVKISLEKLPEEGPKVHVVEVEL, from the exons ATGGTGTCAAATACTTGTTACTGTTCCCGATTCTTAGCTATAAATAGGAGTCTTCCTTCCATTTATCTTCATTCAAAATCTAATCAACGTCGAATTTCACTCTTCTTTAGAAGCAAGCAAAATTTTCAGAAACGTGTAAGTTCTGGTATTTCAGGCGTTGGGGTTTCCGGAGTTTCTATCAATCCAGCGCTATCGGTATTATCTTTTAAG AGAGGTGATTTAAAGCCACCTTTGAAGAAAGAAGGAGTAGAAGGAATGACGATAAAACCGGCGGTTAGGATCTCCGAGAGGAAATTAGTGGTAAAGGAGCGGACAATCCTGACCGGAGTTCCCGAAAATGTGATCGCAACTTCCGGTACGGCAGCCGGTTCGGTGGAGGGGGTTTTCCTTGGTGCGGTTTTTGATGAAGAGAACAGCAGGCATGTGGTGCCCATCGGGACTTTACGCGATGTCCGGTTCATGTCCTGCTTTAGGTTCAAGTTATGGTGGATGGCCCAGAAAATGGGAGATCAAGGCAAAGACGTTCCTCTCGAGACTCAATTCCTTTTGGTGGAAACCAAAGATGGGTCCCACCTGGACTCAACCGAAGAAAATCAGATTGTTTATACCGTATTCCTCCCTTTGATTGAAGGCCCCTTTCGAGCCGTCCTACAAGGCAACCAAAACGACCAGCTCGAGCTGTGTTTAGAGAGCGGCGACGCCGACACCAAAGCGTCGTCGTTTACGCATTCCGTTTATATCCACGCAGGCACCGACCCTTTCACTACAATCACCGAAGCAATCAGGGCCGTCAAATTACATCTCAAAACGTTCCGGCAACGTCACGAGAAAAAATTACCTGGGATTGTTGACTATTTCGGGTGGTGCACCTGGGACGCTTTTTACCAGGACGTTACTCAAGAAGGGGTCGAAGCTGGGATCGAGTCTTTAGCTGCCGGCGGGACCCCACCGAAGTTCGTGATCATCGACGACGGATGGCAATCTGTCGGCGGCGACGCCCGCGAAGAAGACAAAGCGTCCTCATCGGCCGATCAGGCTGAAACGAAACAACAGCCATTGCTTCGCTTGACGGGGATAAAAGAAAACGAGAAATTCCAGAAGAAGGATGATCCAACTGTGGGGATCAAAAACATCGTCAACATTGCGAAAGAAAAACACGGGTTAAAGTATGTGTACGTTTGGCATGCAATTACGGGGTACTGGGGTGGAGTCCGCCCTGGAGTTGAGGAAATGGAAGGATACGGGTCTAGAATCCGGTACCCAATGGTTTCTAAGGGAGTGGTGGATAATGAACCGGGTTGGAAAACCGATGCGATAGCTGTTCAAGGGTTGGGTTTAGTGAACCCGAAAAATGTGTACAAATTTTACAACGAATTGCACAGTTATCTGGCGGATGCGGGCATAGATGGAGTTAAGGTGGACGTGCAGTGCATTTTAGAAACTCTTGGAGCTGAACTCGGTGGAAGGGTGGAGTTGACGAGGCAATATCATCAGGCCCTTGACGCATCGGTGGGGAGGAATTTTCCTGACAATGGGATCATCGCTTGCATGAGCCATAACACTGATGCACTCTACTG TTCGAAACAGACGGCGGTGGTGAGAGCATCAGATGATTTCTACCCGCGCGACCCGGTCTCGCACACCATCCATATTGCAGCGGTGGCCTACAATAGTGTTTTCCTTGGGGAATTTATGCAACCCGATTGGGATATGTTCCACTCACTTCATCCGGCTGCTGAGTACCATGCCTCAGCCCGAGCTATTAGCGGTGGCCCCGTCTATGTCAG TGATGCGCCTGGGAGACACAACTTTGAGCTTCTGAAGAAACTGGTGTTGCCTGATGGGTCCATTCTTCGTGCTCGTTTGCCTGGACGCCCCACACGCGACTGCTTGTTTACAGATCCAGCTCGTGATGGCGTTAG CTTGTTGAAGATATGGAACATGAATAAGTACACCGGAGTTCTAGTTGTTTACAACTGCCAAGGTGCAGCATGGAACAGCGCGGCAAGGAAGAATACTTTCCACCAAACCAAGACAGACTCCTTATCAGGCCACGTAAAAGGTCATGATGTCCATCTCATTTCAGAGGCCTCATTGGACCCTGAATGGGCCGGTGACTCTGCAGTTTACTGTCACCAGACTGGTGAACTTATCACCCTTCCATACAATGCTGCCATGCCAGTGTCCCTCAAGGTCCTTGAGCATGAAATCTTCACAATAACACCTATCAAGCATTTGGCTCCTGGATTCAGTTTTGCACCCTTGGGACTCATCAACATGTACAACTCTGGTGGTGCCATTGTGGATTTAAAGTATGAAGTTAAAGATGGTGCCAAACTATCTGAGCTTGATATTGAATATGGAGGTGAAAGCAGTGGTCTTCGTGTGAGGGCGGAGAATTCTAGCAATGAACTGGTG